Proteins encoded in a region of the Vicia villosa cultivar HV-30 ecotype Madison, WI linkage group LG5, Vvil1.0, whole genome shotgun sequence genome:
- the LOC131601652 gene encoding serine/threonine-protein kinase-like protein At3g51990 translates to MGYFNFSCKAESSISTSNSVSSPPKPNKEKPIKIQHFHYSDLEAATNGFSDNKLLGKGSHGYVYKAILRGKPVAVKRPSRPHSLNHPNRPISASSPEITNEVDNEIDILSKIQSPRLVNLVGFTNDSKDRLLVVEFMSNGTLFDVLHSSSRTLNWGKRIRLALQTAKAIDVLHSSNPPVIHRDIKSANVLIDQNYNARLGDFGLALRGFDRIRSTPPAGTMGYLDPFYVTPDNLSTKIDVFSFGILLLEIISGRKAIDVAYSPPSVVDWAIPLIKKGKFFSVYDPRIAAPQDPVVRKQLVLIAAKCVRSCRERRPSMNEVVNWLCGLCKLVPNHSWSGFNNPCMMVETVARPVEPRNGQVSSRFAEDGNFNGLDARLSKSALRYSRRVYSDLGISSNLMDLMATTEDAEFQRDSAGVVEHSSKSAEQVSSSRFGSGRYFTRGKNLYRPCGTEKDAYGLSKSHIVEENSSKLDEVSGSALNSLATEAI, encoded by the coding sequence CaaagctgaatcttcaatctcaaCCTCCAATTCTGTATCATCACCTCCAAAACCAAACAAAGAAAAACCTATCAAGATCCAACACTTTCACTACAGTGACCTTGAAGCTGCAACCAATGGTTTCTCAGACAACAAACTTCTTGGCAAAGGAAGCCATGGTTATGTCTACAAAGCAATTCTCCGTGGTAAGCCTGTAGCTGTGAAAAGACCATCTAGACCTCACTCTCTTAACCATCCTAACAGACCCATCTCAGCGTCTTCACCTGAAATCACTAATGAAGTTGATAACGAAATCGATATCTTGTCCAAAATTCAAAGCCCCAGGTTGGTTAATCTTGTTGGCTTCACCAATGATTCAAAAGATAGGCTTTTGGTTGTTGAGTTTATGAGCAATGGTACACTTTTTGATGTTCTTCATTCTTCTTCTAGAACGCTTAATTGGGGTAAAAGAATTCGTTTGGCtttgcagactgctaaagctatTGATGTACTTCATTCATCAAACCCGCCTGTGATTCATAGAGATATTAAATCTGCTAATGTTCTTATTGATCAGAATTATAATGCTAGGTTAGGTGATTTTGGTTTAGCACTCAGGGGTTTTGATAGGATAAGGTCAACTCCACCGGCGGGTACTATGGGGTATCTTGATCCTTTTTATGTAACACCTGATAATTTGAGTACTAAGATTGATGTTTTTAGTTTTGGGATTTTGTTGTTGGAGATTATAAGTGGAAGGAAAGCAATTGATGTTGCGTATTCGCCGCCATCGGTTGTGGATTGGGCTATTCCGCTTATTAAGAAAGGGAAGTTTTTTAGTGTTTATGATCCTAGAATAGCAGCTCCTCAGGATCCTGTTGTGAGGAAACAATTGGTTTTGATTGCGGCGAAATGTGTTAGGTCTTGTCGGGAAAGAAGGCCTTCTATGAATGAGGTTGTTAATTGGCTTTGTGGGTTGTGTAAATTGGTTCCAAATCATTCATGGAGTGGTTTCAATAATCCTTGTATGATGGTTGAAACTGTTGCACGGCCAGTTGAACCGAGAAACGGCCAGGTCAGTTCGAGGTTTGCAGAAGACGGGAATTTTAATGGTTTGGATGCTAGATTGTCGAAGTCTGCATTGAGATATTCGAGGAGAGTGTATTCTGATTTAGGGATCAGCAGTAACTTGATGGATCTAATGGCTACGACCGAAGATGCAGAGTTTCAAAGAGACAGTGCCGGCGTTGTTGAGCATAGTTCTAAATCAGCTGAACAAGTTTCTAGTTCAAGATTTGGTAGTGGGAGATATTTCACAAGAGGAAAAAATTTATACAGGCCTTGTGGTACTGAAAAGGATGCTTATGGTTTGAGTAAAAGCCATATTGTTGAGGAGAATTCTTCAAAACTAGATGAGGTTTCTGGGTCAGCTTTGAATTCTCTTGCAACTGAGGCCATCTAA